A window of Phycisphaerales bacterium contains these coding sequences:
- a CDS encoding tyrosine recombinase → MHDSSWTGSIRDFLTFIRVECGLAANTLSAYSADLRDLEENLIAMQRPGPVSVQPEDLAAHVRTLKTDRGLSTSSICRHLATIRMFFRFLHANARLERNPADLLETPTRWQRLPGCLSPIQMKKLLAAPNESQGPLWVRDRALLELLYAAGLRASEVVGVRVRDVHAVLGVVDVIGKGNRQRLVPLGKPALAAIADYVNALRPVLAEKAMGRDDERLLLSRSGRPLERIAIWQIVRRQALAAGLRNVHPHMLRHSFATHLVSGGANLRVVQELLGHADIKTTQTYTHVDASRLREVHAKFHPRS, encoded by the coding sequence ATGCACGATAGTTCCTGGACCGGCTCAATCCGCGACTTCCTGACCTTCATTCGCGTGGAATGTGGGTTGGCGGCCAATACGCTCAGCGCCTACTCAGCCGATCTGCGTGACCTTGAAGAGAACCTGATCGCCATGCAGCGCCCGGGCCCGGTGAGCGTGCAGCCCGAGGATCTGGCCGCCCACGTGCGCACGCTCAAGACCGATCGGGGGCTTTCGACTTCGAGCATCTGCCGCCACCTGGCCACGATTCGCATGTTCTTCCGGTTCCTGCACGCCAACGCACGCCTTGAGCGCAACCCGGCCGACCTGCTTGAAACGCCGACACGCTGGCAGCGGCTGCCCGGTTGCCTGTCGCCGATACAGATGAAGAAGCTCCTCGCGGCCCCGAACGAATCGCAGGGCCCGCTGTGGGTTCGCGATCGCGCGCTGCTTGAACTCCTGTACGCCGCCGGCCTGCGCGCCAGCGAGGTCGTGGGGGTGCGCGTGCGCGATGTGCATGCAGTGCTGGGCGTGGTGGATGTGATCGGGAAGGGCAACCGGCAGCGCCTCGTTCCACTGGGCAAGCCCGCGCTTGCAGCGATCGCGGACTATGTCAACGCGCTGCGCCCGGTGCTTGCCGAAAAGGCGATGGGCCGCGACGATGAACGACTTCTGCTCTCGCGCTCGGGCCGGCCACTCGAGCGCATCGCCATTTGGCAGATCGTCCGCCGCCAGGCTCTGGCCGCCGGCCTTCGTAACGTGCACCCGCACATGCTGCGGCACAGTTTCGCGACGCACCTCGTCTCGGGCGGAGCGAATCTGCGCGTCGTGCAGGAACTGCTCGGGCACGCGGACATCAAGACCACGCAAACCTACACGCACGTGGACGCCAGCCGCCTGCGCGAAGTGCA